From the Raphanus sativus cultivar WK10039 unplaced genomic scaffold, ASM80110v3 Scaffold0873, whole genome shotgun sequence genome, one window contains:
- the LOC130503231 gene encoding uncharacterized protein LOC130503231, with amino-acid sequence MLTYSFYFSFQMSTDSDTERERRTKRRSDPAGPSNRRIPRVPRDDERPPWPHVDKTPIAYREGRDFSDPRAVVSSRECTDRALTEQWDDFDSLHYNAWIDVDIEPTRFIDPEVTHKMRIQDDLYAMIAQLGLGTMATHAYDLHVPLVRQFMASVRLTYRPDGPKVAGDGVLSFFARGKRYSITIPQLCSIYGFEEDSSSCRFSPLPGVNDFWKIIGTGSWSGSATQSDVRHPTLRYFLRAIANTLLCKMEPNKVRLHDLSLLFPAVNGLVDLSHLDTAGLVVPNLGALFAEHLISLKKKPFTGSGRKKESVGSLLTPIFELCGVRLDRSTADRRHLFMDEQHLTHCVWLNESLLWFFRIDRRFRMFQLPHASLTDFDHQVDRIRFRPDDEFLLELTTESRQEPMERGVGGSQAAPAAPLPDFPDIPDVPMPEADFQRTVMSALRAIWARVTRPPCANRRSVRASDPGPSHQYQQEEDEEAAD; translated from the coding sequence ATGCTAACTTACtcgttttacttttcttttcagatgagcACAGATTCGgacactgagagagagaggaggacgaagaggaGGAGTGATCCCGCTGGCCCATCAAACCGCCGGATACCTCGAGTCCCGAGAGACGACGAGAGGCCCCCATGGCCACATGTGGATAAGACCCCCATCGCTTACAGGGAGGGTCGCGACTTCTCGGACCCGAGGGCAGTCGTCTCCAGCAGAGAGTGTACCGATAGAGCACTCACAGAGCAGTGGGACGACTTCGACAGCCTGCACTACAACGCCTGgatcgatgtcgacatcgagcCTACACGCTTCATTGACCCGGAGGTCACACACAAGATGCGGATCCAGGATGATCTGTATGCGATGATCGCTCAGCTCGGGTTGGGCACCATGGCCACACACGCCTACGACCTCCACGTTCCATTGGTCCGCCAGTTCATGGCCTCTGTCCGTCTCACCTACCGCCCTGACGGTCCTAAAGTAGCGGGCGACGGTGTGCTCTCTTTCTTTGCTCGAGGGAAGAGATATTCGATCACCATCCCCCAGCTCTGCAGCATTTACGGTTTTGAGGAGGATTCGTCATCTTGCAGGTTCTCGCCTCTCCCTGGTGTGAACGACTTCTGGAAGATCATAGGCACCGGCAGTTGGAGCGGCTCAGCGACTCAGTCTGACGTTCGTCATCCGACTCTACGCTACTTCCTACGGGCTATTGCCAACACTCTGTTGTGCAAGATGGAGCCCAACAAGGTGCGCCTGCATGATCTCTCACTGCTCTTCCCAGCAGTGAACGGACTGGTCGATCTCTCTCACCTCGACACTGCGGGACTGGTAGTCCCCAACCTTGGAGCTCTCTTCGCCGAACATCTGAtctcactgaagaagaaacccttCACGGGTTCGGGTAGGAAGAAGGAGAGTGTGGGTAGTCTTCTCACACCGATCTTTGAGTTATGTGGTGTCCGTCTGGACAGGAGTACCGCAGACCGCCGCCATCTCTTCATGGACGAGCAGCACCTGACGCACTGCGTCTGGCTCAACGAGAGCCTTCTTTGGTTTTTCAGGATTGACCGCCGCTTCCGTATGTTTCAGCTCCCGCACGCATCACTCACTGACTTCGACCATCAGGTCGACAGGATCCGGTTCAGGCCCGACGACGAGTTCCTATTGGAGCTCACCACCGAATCTCGCCAGGAACCGATGGAGCGTGGTGTTGGAGGATCGCAGGCAGCTCCCGCAGCTCCCCTTCCCGACTTCCCAGACATACCAGACGTCCCGATGCCTGAGGCAGATTTTCAGAGGACGGTCATGAGTGCCCTACGAGCCATCTGGGCTCGAGTCACGCGACCACCATGTGCAAACAGGAGGAGTGTCAGAGCATCAGACCCAGGACCATCTCACCAGTACCAGcaggaggaggacgaggaggcCGCCGACTAG